A window of Hevea brasiliensis isolate MT/VB/25A 57/8 chromosome 14, ASM3005281v1, whole genome shotgun sequence contains these coding sequences:
- the LOC110649219 gene encoding uncharacterized protein LOC110649219 isoform X2: MFLLRSSHLRLFIARKTARCERLEIFASQTKRLQETHMESQLEIQIPQPLFSPNKIIPNLEILSLIVKHAKMILEGHFPADLFHKLKVVQLNYFHDKSAIFPFDLLQLFYNMEKLFIWCSHFEELFPYEGLVDKEKHASSLAQIRYLELDLLPDLKYIWNQHSQLDQVLQNLETLKVKRCDNLISLAPSSASFQNLTNLDIENCSGLSSLVTCSAAKSLVQLTELGIKGCDGLTEIVANEGDESKKDIIFCKLKSLGIHCLPSLVCFCSAEHIFKFPSLTQVILRQCPKMQVFSKGVLSTPRLRRIRLTEEVNDKGRWNGNLNTTIDQLFAEMNTKEH; encoded by the exons ATGTTTCTACTCAGGAGTTCACATCTTAGACTGTTCATTGCTAGAAAGACTGCTAGATGTGAAAGGTTGGAGATTTTTGCATCACAAACTAAGAGGTTGCAAGAAACACATATGGAGAGCCAACTTGAGATTCAAATTCCACAACCACTATTCTCACCTAATAAG ATCATCCCCAACTTAGAGATATTATCGTTGATAGTCAAGCATGCCAAAATGATTTTGGAAGGACATTTTCCAGCAGACCTCTTTCACAAACTAAAAGTTGTGCAACTAAATTACTTTCATGACAAATCTGCAATTTTTCCATTTGATCTCCTCCAATTATTCTACAATATGGAAAAACTTTTTATATGGTGTAGTCATTTCGAAGAGTTGTTCCCTTATGAAGGACTTGTTGATAAGGAGAAACATGCAAGTTCTCTTGCACAGATACGATACTTAGAGTTGGATCTTCTTCCTGATCTAAAGTACATTTGGAACCAACACTCTCAGTTGGACCAAGTGCTTCAAAATCTTGAAACTTTGAAAGTAAAGAGATGTGATAATTTGATCAGTTTAGCGCCATCCTCTGCTTCTTTCCAAAATCTAACAAATTTGGATATAGAGAATTGCAGTGGATTGTCAAGCTTAGTTACATGCTCTGCAGCAAAAAGTCTGGTGCAACTCACAGAACTAGGTATAAAAGGATGTGATGGGTTGACAGAAATAGTTGCAAATGAAGGAGATGAATCAAAAAAGGATATCATCTTTTGCAAATTAAAAAGTTTGGGAATTCATTGTTTGCCAAGCCTTGTATGCTTTTGCTCTGCAGAGCACATATTCAAGTTCCCTTCTTTGACGCAAGTAATACTGAGGCAATGCCCCAAGATGCAGGTTTTCTCAAAAGGAGTCTTGAGCACACCAAGGCTACGGAGAATACGACTGACAGAAGAAGTAAATGACAAAGGGCGCTGGAATGGCAATCTTAATACTACCATAGATCAATTGTTTGCAGAAATG AATACCAAAGAACATTGA
- the LOC110649219 gene encoding uncharacterized protein LOC110649219 isoform X1 produces MFLLRSSHLRLFIARKTARCERLEIFASQTKRLQETHMESQLEIQIPQPLFSPNKIIPNLEILSLIVKHAKMILEGHFPADLFHKLKVVQLNYFHDKSAIFPFDLLQLFYNMEKLFIWCSHFEELFPYEGLVDKEKHASSLAQIRYLELDLLPDLKYIWNQHSQLDQVLQNLETLKVKRCDNLISLAPSSASFQNLTNLDIENCSGLSSLVTCSAAKSLVQLTELGIKGCDGLTEIVANEGDESKKDIIFCKLKSLGIHCLPSLVCFCSAEHIFKFPSLTQVILRQCPKMQVFSKGVLSTPRLRRIRLTEEVNDKGRWNGNLNTTIDQLFAEMVSFLVNQISTSSTIYNSYMHLKSLSRINNTMKS; encoded by the exons ATGTTTCTACTCAGGAGTTCACATCTTAGACTGTTCATTGCTAGAAAGACTGCTAGATGTGAAAGGTTGGAGATTTTTGCATCACAAACTAAGAGGTTGCAAGAAACACATATGGAGAGCCAACTTGAGATTCAAATTCCACAACCACTATTCTCACCTAATAAG ATCATCCCCAACTTAGAGATATTATCGTTGATAGTCAAGCATGCCAAAATGATTTTGGAAGGACATTTTCCAGCAGACCTCTTTCACAAACTAAAAGTTGTGCAACTAAATTACTTTCATGACAAATCTGCAATTTTTCCATTTGATCTCCTCCAATTATTCTACAATATGGAAAAACTTTTTATATGGTGTAGTCATTTCGAAGAGTTGTTCCCTTATGAAGGACTTGTTGATAAGGAGAAACATGCAAGTTCTCTTGCACAGATACGATACTTAGAGTTGGATCTTCTTCCTGATCTAAAGTACATTTGGAACCAACACTCTCAGTTGGACCAAGTGCTTCAAAATCTTGAAACTTTGAAAGTAAAGAGATGTGATAATTTGATCAGTTTAGCGCCATCCTCTGCTTCTTTCCAAAATCTAACAAATTTGGATATAGAGAATTGCAGTGGATTGTCAAGCTTAGTTACATGCTCTGCAGCAAAAAGTCTGGTGCAACTCACAGAACTAGGTATAAAAGGATGTGATGGGTTGACAGAAATAGTTGCAAATGAAGGAGATGAATCAAAAAAGGATATCATCTTTTGCAAATTAAAAAGTTTGGGAATTCATTGTTTGCCAAGCCTTGTATGCTTTTGCTCTGCAGAGCACATATTCAAGTTCCCTTCTTTGACGCAAGTAATACTGAGGCAATGCCCCAAGATGCAGGTTTTCTCAAAAGGAGTCTTGAGCACACCAAGGCTACGGAGAATACGACTGACAGAAGAAGTAAATGACAAAGGGCGCTGGAATGGCAATCTTAATACTACCATAGATCAATTGTTTGCAGAAATGGTATCGTTTTTGGTTAATCAAATTTCCACTTCTTCCACAATTTATAATAGCTATATGCATCTTAAAAGTTTGAGTAGAATTAATAATACTATGAAATCATAG
- the LOC110649224 gene encoding uncharacterized protein LOC110649224, whose amino-acid sequence MVNENQYWLLKTEPGEWSWDDQASNGGITNWDGVKNKQAQKNLRAMHLDDLCFFYHSGASARRVVGVVSVVKECYKTADDEVVVDVKAVGEMRRPVDLKELKSNEGLKGLALFRQPRLSVVPISKEVWEIICELGGGFEGDGKVDDDDNEGEE is encoded by the coding sequence ATGGTTAACGAAAATCAGTACTGGCTTCTCAAAACCGAGCCAGGGGAGTGGTCATGGGATGACCAAGCGTCCAATGGAGGCATAACCAACTGGGATGGCGTCAAAAACAAGCAAGCCCAGAAAAACCTTAGGGCCATGCACCTTGATGACCTCTGCTTCTTCTACCACTCTGGTGCCAGTGCTCGTCGCGTTGTTGGTGTAGTGTCTGTAGTGAAGGAGTGTTATAAGACTGCCGATGATGAGGTTGTGGTGGATGTTAAGGCAGTTGGAGAGATGAGGAGGCCAGTGGACTTGAAGGAACTGAAGAGCAATGAAGGGTTGAAGGGTCTTGCTTTGTTTAGGCAGCCTAGGTTGTCTGTTGTGCCTATTTCGAAGGAGGTTTGGGAGATAATATGTGAATTGGGAGGTGGGTTTGAAGGAGATGGGAAagttgatgatgatgataatGAAGGAGAAGAGTAG
- the LOC110650508 gene encoding uncharacterized protein LOC110650508, which yields MQVGEIFVVGFWEMQMQILLLKPPCFAEFLSRQWLKPLSLLAFCSSSDYLNQSRDSLPRFFSEVLPSSKTSQREVDMMMEAGGTAVGLGPLHLCVETATMALLAALMLWSDAQQFSNAYIHLQVRFVKYFASYTAPSICQIQMYTKEMAYKN from the exons ATGCAAGTGGGTGAAATTTTTGTGGTGGGTTTTTGGGAAATGCAAATGCAAATCCTACTACTAAAGCCGCCTTGTTTTGCTGAGTTCTTGAGTCGTCAGTGGCTTAAACCTTTGAGCCTCCTTGCATTCTGTTCTTCATCAGATTACTTGAACCAGTCCCGTGACAGCCTCCCTCGTTTCTTCTCCGAAGTTCTTCCTTCTTCCAAA ACTTCACAGAGAGAGGTGGATATGATGATGGAAGCTGGTGGTACAGCTGTTGGTCTTGGACCACTTCATCTGTGTGTTGAAACTGCAACAATGGCCCTTTTGGCAGCTCTGATGTTATGGTCTGATGCTCAGCAATTttccaatgcctatatacatttaCAAGTAAGATTTGTCAAATATTTTGCATCTTACACTGCTCCTAGCATCTGTCAGATTCAGATGTATACCAAGGAAATGGCTTATAAGAACTAG